From the genome of Bordetella sp. H567, one region includes:
- a CDS encoding LON peptidase substrate-binding domain-containing protein, with the protein MAMIPLFPLGNALFPDGVMHLRIFEVRYLDMIGKCIADGSSFGVVPLLEGREVRTPEGRAVLAGAGTLARIVESSAPMPGLLQIVCAGVHRFRLLSAQEGKFGLWSGDIEILEDDAPREIPRQLQPAADALGALIADLQRQATPAALMPIAPPFRLDECGWVADRWAEILPLPAAAKQELLLTADPELRLAHIHTMLDERGLLPARPDDTDT; encoded by the coding sequence ATGGCGATGATTCCGTTATTCCCCCTAGGCAACGCCCTGTTTCCCGACGGGGTCATGCATTTGCGGATCTTCGAGGTCCGCTACCTGGACATGATCGGCAAGTGCATCGCCGACGGTTCGTCCTTCGGCGTCGTCCCGCTGCTGGAAGGCCGCGAGGTCCGCACGCCCGAAGGCCGGGCGGTCCTGGCCGGCGCCGGCACCCTGGCCCGCATCGTGGAGTCCTCCGCGCCCATGCCGGGCCTGCTGCAGATCGTCTGCGCCGGCGTGCACCGGTTTCGCCTGTTATCGGCGCAGGAAGGCAAATTCGGCCTGTGGAGCGGCGACATCGAGATCCTGGAAGACGATGCGCCGCGTGAGATCCCGCGGCAATTGCAGCCCGCCGCGGATGCCCTGGGTGCCTTGATCGCCGATCTGCAGCGGCAGGCCACCCCTGCCGCCCTCATGCCCATCGCACCGCCCTTTCGCCTGGACGAATGCGGCTGGGTCGCCGACCGCTGGGCCGAGATCCTGCCCTTGCCGGCCGCGGCCAAGCAGGAACTGCTGTTGACCGCCGACCCGGAATTGCGCCTGGCCCACATCCACACGATGCTGGATGAACGGGGATTGTTGCCGGCGCGGCCCGACGATACGGATACATAG
- a CDS encoding MGH1-like glycoside hydrolase domain-containing protein: MSPSCAAPFIETAEGQRLAQADAVPWRRWGPYLSERQWGTVREDYSESGTAWDYFPHDHARSRAYRWGEDGIAGYGDDRLRWCLCLALWNGRDPIIKERLFGLTNAEGNHGEDVKELYFYLDATPTHSYMRMMYRYPMAAFPYADLVAENARRGPDQPEYEILDTGVFDDQRYFDVTVEYAKQAPDDIVMRITIENPSAEPATLHVMPQLWARNTWSWDGVSPRPSLQRVPDDAGSAVLARHPAYEPMIATVSAPDPVQWLFCENETNVRRLFGNEGTGPFKDGINDYVVHGIQDAVRRDAGTKVAAHRVAHLAPGARTTMVLRFQPEARRDGAPLDVDALIARRRAEADAFYRCLQQGIDDPDARLVQRQALAGLLWSKQYYEFDVTRWLDGDAAQPVPPASRRRGRNADWRHLCNGEVVSMPDKWEYPWYASWDLAFHATALALVDPVFAKSQLLLLVKDRYQHPNGQLPAYEWAFGDGNPPVHAWATWRVYEIDRAWSGEADHAFLELVFHKLLLNFGWWVNRRDADGHNIFQGGFLGLDNVGIFDRSAPLPMGGHIDQADGTAWMAAYALDMMRIALELATVNKSYVDMAVKFFEHFLYIAEAVNSGDDCETGLWDEHDEFFYDALHLPGQDSVPMRVRSIVGLIPMFAVQVLEESVHGRLPGFKERLRWFLRHRPDLAKLVSRWTEPGKGNSALLSLLRGHRVKALLRRALDESEFLSDYGVRALSRVHRDAPYEFHHNGQSFSIRYQPGESDSRVFGGNSNWRGPVWLPVNYLLIESLYEFQRYYGDDFRVEYPTGSGRKYSLREIADKLARRITRLFLKNADGERPSMMGYPQLQTDPASRDLVLFHEFFHGDTGRGLGASHQTGWTALVALLLQPRGTAASGILPMVEAGDEEAEAEAAAAVARAREQAVK; encoded by the coding sequence ATGTCGCCGTCGTGTGCCGCCCCTTTCATCGAAACCGCCGAAGGCCAGCGCCTGGCGCAAGCGGATGCCGTCCCGTGGCGGCGCTGGGGGCCTTACCTGAGCGAAAGGCAATGGGGCACGGTGCGCGAGGACTACAGCGAATCCGGCACGGCTTGGGATTACTTTCCCCATGATCACGCGCGCAGCCGCGCCTACCGCTGGGGCGAGGACGGCATCGCCGGCTACGGTGACGACCGCCTGCGCTGGTGCCTGTGCCTGGCCTTGTGGAACGGCCGCGATCCCATCATCAAGGAACGCCTGTTCGGCCTGACCAACGCCGAGGGCAATCATGGCGAGGACGTCAAGGAACTGTATTTCTACCTGGACGCGACGCCCACGCATTCCTACATGCGCATGATGTACCGGTATCCCATGGCGGCCTTTCCCTATGCCGACCTGGTAGCCGAGAACGCGCGCCGCGGCCCCGACCAGCCGGAATACGAGATCCTCGATACCGGCGTGTTCGACGATCAACGGTATTTCGATGTCACGGTCGAATACGCCAAGCAGGCGCCCGACGATATCGTCATGCGCATCACCATCGAGAATCCCAGCGCCGAACCCGCCACCCTCCATGTGATGCCGCAACTCTGGGCGCGCAACACGTGGTCGTGGGACGGCGTTTCGCCCAGGCCGTCGCTGCAGCGCGTGCCCGATGATGCCGGGTCGGCGGTGCTGGCGCGCCATCCGGCGTATGAGCCCATGATCGCGACGGTATCTGCGCCGGACCCCGTGCAATGGCTGTTTTGCGAGAACGAGACCAATGTGCGGCGGCTGTTCGGCAACGAAGGGACCGGTCCGTTCAAGGACGGCATCAACGATTACGTCGTGCATGGCATCCAGGATGCGGTGCGGCGCGACGCGGGCACGAAGGTCGCCGCCCACCGCGTCGCGCATCTCGCACCCGGGGCGCGCACCACCATGGTCCTGCGCTTCCAGCCGGAGGCCCGGCGCGACGGCGCGCCGCTGGATGTCGATGCGCTGATCGCCCGGCGCCGGGCCGAGGCCGATGCGTTCTACCGCTGCCTGCAGCAGGGGATAGATGATCCGGATGCGCGGCTGGTGCAGCGCCAGGCGCTGGCCGGACTGCTCTGGTCCAAGCAGTACTACGAGTTCGACGTGACGCGCTGGCTGGACGGTGACGCCGCGCAGCCCGTGCCGCCGGCAAGCCGGCGCCGCGGCCGCAACGCGGATTGGCGGCACCTGTGCAACGGTGAAGTCGTCTCCATGCCGGACAAGTGGGAATACCCGTGGTACGCGTCCTGGGACCTCGCTTTCCACGCCACGGCGCTGGCCCTGGTGGACCCGGTCTTCGCCAAGAGCCAGCTGTTGCTGCTGGTCAAGGACCGCTACCAGCATCCCAACGGGCAACTGCCGGCCTACGAATGGGCCTTCGGCGACGGCAATCCGCCGGTGCACGCCTGGGCGACCTGGCGCGTCTACGAAATCGACCGCGCATGGAGCGGGGAGGCCGACCATGCCTTCCTGGAGCTGGTGTTCCACAAGCTGCTGCTGAACTTCGGCTGGTGGGTGAACCGGCGCGATGCCGACGGCCACAACATCTTCCAGGGTGGCTTCCTGGGGCTGGACAACGTCGGGATTTTCGACCGGTCCGCGCCCTTGCCCATGGGCGGCCACATCGACCAGGCCGACGGCACCGCCTGGATGGCGGCCTATGCGCTGGACATGATGCGCATCGCGCTGGAACTCGCGACCGTCAACAAAAGCTATGTCGATATGGCCGTCAAGTTCTTCGAGCATTTCCTGTATATCGCCGAAGCGGTCAACAGCGGCGACGACTGCGAAACGGGGCTATGGGATGAACACGACGAATTTTTCTACGATGCGCTGCATCTGCCCGGGCAGGACAGCGTGCCGATGCGGGTGCGTTCGATCGTCGGGCTGATTCCGATGTTCGCGGTGCAGGTGCTGGAGGAAAGCGTGCACGGGCGCTTGCCGGGATTCAAGGAACGGCTGCGCTGGTTCCTGCGACACCGGCCGGACCTGGCCAAGCTGGTCTCCCGCTGGACCGAGCCGGGCAAGGGGAATTCGGCGCTGCTCTCGCTGCTGCGCGGGCACCGCGTGAAGGCGCTGCTGCGCCGGGCGCTGGACGAAAGCGAGTTCCTGTCGGACTACGGCGTGCGCGCGCTGTCGCGGGTCCATCGCGACGCGCCCTACGAATTCCACCACAACGGCCAGAGCTTCAGCATCCGCTACCAGCCCGGCGAATCCGATTCGCGCGTGTTCGGCGGCAATTCGAATTGGCGCGGGCCGGTGTGGCTGCCGGTGAATTACCTGCTGATCGAATCGTTGTACGAATTCCAGCGCTACTACGGCGATGATTTCCGCGTCGAATATCCCACCGGTTCAGGGCGCAAGTACTCGCTACGCGAAATCGCCGACAAGCTGGCCCGGCGCATTACCCGGCTGTTTCTGAAGAACGCCGACGGCGAGCGGCCGTCCATGATGGGATATCCGCAGCTGCAGACCGACCCGGCGTCGCGCGACCTTGTACTGTTCCATGAGTTCTTCCACGGCGATACCGGGCGCGGGCTGGGCGCATCGCACCAGACGGGGTGGACCGCCCTGGTGGCCTTGCTGCTGCAGCCGCGCGGTACCGCCGCCAGCGGCATCCTGCCCATGGTCGAAGCCGGGGACGAAGAAGCCGAGGCGGAAGCCGCCGCCGCGGTCGCCCGCGCGCGCGAGCAGGCGGTGAAGTGA
- a CDS encoding amylo-alpha-1,6-glucosidase, whose protein sequence is MDDTLEWLEADGRGGYASGTACGLRTRRYHALLLCATRPPAGRKVLVNGVEAWVEGPAGREALTRQCYAPDLVVPADAAAPLSFDLHPWPTWLLRLKDGRIVRMACFVDKATGSTVLRWRQEGGGGPLVLKVRPLLSGRDYHALHRENPAFDFSAAVDGQRVRWRPYGDVPAITAHTNGRYAHEPDWYRNFCYVRERERGLDDIEDLATPGVFTFDLADAPAFIILAAGAAPDAGADAHGPAADVRSVDDRSPDADGGDAAALAERLAAREAARRAAFPDRLRRAADAYLVRRTQGLTLVAGYPWFTDWGRDTFIAMRGLLLATGRLDEARAILVEWTRYISQGMLPNHFPDDGGEPAYNSVDASLWFVIAAHEYLETGHADEATQARLRAGVQAILAGYAAGTRHGIGADGDGLLRAGCEGMQLTWMDAKVGDWVVTPRIGKPVEVEALWINALRIAGAWDPAWRGLEARAGDAFLRRFPKPDGSGLYDIVDANHEPGRVDGSIRPNQVFALGGLPYPLLEGPLAAAVLAQVERDLLTPLGLRTLAPADARYIGHYQGGLAQRDAAYHQGTAWPWLMGPFLQAWLRLRAQAGTLDHKALDDARARWLAPLYRHLDEGGLDHVSEIADGDAPHRAAGAPFQAWSLGELLRMEAMLRDAVPRTVPKE, encoded by the coding sequence ATGGACGACACGCTGGAATGGCTGGAGGCGGATGGGCGCGGCGGCTATGCCAGCGGAACGGCGTGCGGCCTGCGCACGCGGCGCTATCACGCGCTGCTGCTCTGCGCCACTCGCCCGCCGGCCGGGCGCAAGGTGTTGGTCAATGGGGTCGAGGCCTGGGTCGAGGGGCCTGCCGGCCGCGAAGCCCTGACGCGCCAGTGCTATGCGCCCGACCTGGTCGTTCCGGCGGACGCGGCCGCGCCCCTGTCCTTCGACTTGCATCCCTGGCCGACCTGGCTGTTGCGGCTGAAGGACGGGCGCATCGTCCGCATGGCGTGCTTCGTCGACAAGGCCACGGGGAGCACCGTGCTGCGCTGGCGCCAGGAAGGCGGTGGCGGCCCGCTGGTGCTGAAGGTGCGGCCCTTGTTGTCGGGTCGCGATTACCATGCCCTGCACCGCGAGAATCCGGCATTCGACTTCTCTGCGGCCGTCGATGGCCAACGCGTGCGCTGGCGCCCCTATGGCGATGTGCCGGCCATCACCGCGCATACCAATGGGCGTTACGCGCACGAGCCGGACTGGTATCGCAACTTCTGCTACGTGCGCGAACGCGAGCGCGGGCTGGACGACATCGAGGACCTGGCCACCCCGGGCGTCTTCACCTTCGATCTGGCCGACGCGCCGGCCTTCATCATCCTGGCCGCCGGCGCGGCGCCCGATGCGGGCGCCGATGCACACGGCCCCGCGGCGGATGTGCGGTCCGTCGATGACCGCTCCCCGGATGCCGACGGCGGGGATGCCGCCGCGCTCGCCGAGCGGCTGGCGGCACGGGAAGCCGCGCGGCGCGCCGCCTTCCCGGATCGCTTGCGGCGCGCGGCCGACGCCTACCTGGTGCGCCGCACGCAGGGCTTGACGCTGGTGGCCGGCTATCCCTGGTTCACCGATTGGGGCCGCGACACCTTCATTGCCATGCGCGGCCTGCTGCTCGCGACGGGCAGGCTGGACGAGGCCCGCGCCATCCTGGTGGAGTGGACCCGCTACATCTCCCAGGGCATGCTGCCGAATCACTTCCCCGACGACGGCGGCGAACCGGCCTACAACTCGGTGGACGCCTCGCTATGGTTCGTCATCGCCGCGCATGAGTACCTGGAGACGGGGCACGCCGACGAGGCGACGCAGGCACGCCTGCGCGCCGGCGTCCAGGCCATCCTGGCCGGCTACGCCGCCGGTACGCGGCATGGCATCGGCGCCGATGGCGACGGGCTGCTGCGGGCCGGATGCGAGGGCATGCAGCTGACGTGGATGGACGCCAAGGTGGGCGATTGGGTGGTGACCCCGCGCATCGGCAAGCCGGTGGAGGTGGAGGCGCTATGGATCAATGCGCTGCGTATCGCCGGCGCCTGGGATCCCGCCTGGCGCGGTCTGGAAGCCCGGGCCGGCGACGCGTTCCTGCGGCGCTTTCCCAAGCCAGACGGCAGCGGCCTGTACGACATCGTGGACGCGAACCATGAACCCGGCCGCGTGGACGGCAGCATCCGGCCCAACCAGGTCTTCGCGCTGGGCGGCCTGCCGTATCCCCTGCTCGAGGGGCCGTTGGCCGCCGCCGTCCTGGCGCAGGTCGAGCGCGACTTGCTGACGCCGCTGGGGCTGCGCACCTTGGCGCCGGCCGACGCCCGCTATATCGGCCATTACCAGGGCGGGCTCGCGCAGCGGGACGCCGCCTATCACCAGGGCACGGCGTGGCCCTGGCTGATGGGCCCCTTCCTGCAGGCCTGGCTGCGCCTGCGCGCGCAGGCCGGGACGCTGGATCACAAGGCCCTGGACGATGCCCGCGCCCGCTGGCTCGCGCCGCTGTATCGCCACCTGGACGAGGGCGGATTGGACCATGTGTCGGAAATCGCCGACGGCGACGCGCCGCACCGGGCGGCCGGCGCGCCTTTCCAGGCGTGGTCGCTGGGCGAACTGCTGCGCATGGAAGCCATGCTGCGCGACGCCGTGCCGCGCACCGTCCCGAAAGAGTAA
- a CDS encoding Bug family tripartite tricarboxylate transporter substrate binding protein, whose translation MKTIVRAFTALAIAASIAPAAARADYPDKPVKIVVAFTAGGTTDILTRAIGNKISESLKQTFIIENRPGAGGNIGSEYVARAAPDGYTLLAASVGPIAVNSSLNKLDYDPLTDLVPVVQFADVPNVLVVPPDTPVHNVAEFIAYAKQHSGKLNYSSTGIGTSSHLASYMLMQKIGVQATHIPYKGADALTDLLSGRVQFMFATIPSVIGQIKAGKLRALAVSSIRRSASMPDVPTIAENGFPGFEAGSWFGMFAPKGTPPATIATLNKAVNAALPSLKDKMTAEGADPVGGSAEAFGAFTRKEQAKWSALVKQMGAKAE comes from the coding sequence ATGAAAACCATCGTCCGCGCATTCACCGCCCTGGCGATTGCCGCAAGCATCGCGCCGGCGGCGGCGCGCGCCGATTACCCGGACAAGCCCGTCAAGATCGTCGTGGCATTTACCGCGGGCGGGACGACCGACATCCTGACCCGCGCCATCGGCAACAAGATCAGCGAATCGCTGAAGCAGACCTTCATCATCGAAAACCGTCCCGGCGCGGGTGGCAATATCGGCAGCGAGTACGTCGCGCGCGCCGCGCCGGACGGCTACACGCTGCTGGCCGCGTCCGTCGGCCCGATCGCGGTCAATTCCAGCTTGAACAAGCTCGATTACGACCCGTTGACCGACCTGGTGCCCGTCGTGCAGTTCGCCGATGTCCCGAACGTGCTGGTGGTGCCGCCCGATACGCCCGTGCATAACGTCGCCGAGTTCATCGCCTACGCCAAGCAGCATTCGGGCAAGCTGAACTACAGCTCCACCGGGATCGGCACGTCGTCGCACCTGGCCAGCTATATGCTCATGCAAAAGATCGGCGTGCAGGCCACGCATATTCCGTACAAGGGCGCGGACGCGCTGACCGACCTGCTCAGCGGCCGCGTACAGTTCATGTTCGCCACCATTCCCTCGGTCATCGGACAGATCAAGGCCGGCAAGCTGCGCGCGCTCGCGGTCAGCAGCATCCGCCGCTCCGCCTCCATGCCCGACGTGCCGACCATCGCGGAAAACGGCTTCCCGGGCTTCGAAGCCGGCTCCTGGTTCGGCATGTTCGCGCCCAAGGGCACCCCGCCCGCCACCATCGCCACCTTGAACAAGGCCGTGAACGCGGCGCTTCCCAGCCTGAAGGACAAAATGACGGCCGAAGGCGCCGACCCGGTGGGCGGCAGCGCGGAAGCCTTCGGTGCGTTCACCCGCAAGGAACAGGCGAAGTGGAGCGCGCTGGTCAAGCAGATGGGCGCGAAGGCGGAGTAG
- a CDS encoding NUDIX domain-containing protein, which translates to MDTNNDAHLVEKPLKQETLFEGGFLRARRDTVQLPNGHSTTREYIVHPGAVVVVPMLDDGRVLMVRQYRYPIGRVMTEFPAGKLDPGEDPLVCGQRELLEETGYRGGAWAAAGAMHVAIAYSTEIIHIFFARGLQPGPAQTDADEFVDVHPMTVDALFAACRNGDITDSKTLTCALWLQNVLSGAWELTWKPAN; encoded by the coding sequence ATGGATACGAACAACGACGCTCACCTCGTGGAAAAACCCCTGAAGCAGGAAACGCTGTTCGAGGGCGGTTTCCTGCGCGCGCGACGCGATACGGTGCAATTGCCCAATGGGCATAGCACCACCCGCGAATACATCGTCCATCCCGGCGCAGTGGTGGTGGTGCCGATGCTGGACGATGGGCGCGTCCTGATGGTGCGCCAGTATCGCTACCCCATCGGCCGCGTGATGACGGAGTTCCCGGCCGGCAAGCTGGATCCCGGCGAAGACCCGCTGGTGTGCGGCCAGCGCGAGCTGCTGGAGGAAACGGGCTACCGCGGCGGGGCGTGGGCGGCGGCGGGCGCCATGCACGTGGCCATTGCGTATTCCACCGAGATCATCCATATCTTCTTTGCGCGTGGCCTGCAGCCCGGTCCGGCGCAGACGGACGCCGACGAATTCGTCGATGTCCATCCCATGACGGTCGATGCGCTCTTTGCCGCCTGCCGCAATGGCGACATCACCGATTCCAAGACGCTCACCTGCGCGTTGTGGCTGCAGAACGTGCTAAGTGGCGCGTGGGAGTTGACATGGAAACCAGCGAACTGA
- a CDS encoding glycine betaine ABC transporter substrate-binding protein: MADAAAPPQAASSARELRIGSKRFTESYILAQLLAQQVARRTGQVPAVSQGLGNTAIVYQALQSGGIDLYPEYAGTISQEILKSDQPLTLDEMRTRLAALGLGVDIPFGFNDGYALAMRAADADKLGIRTLSDLARHPELRLGLSSEFIGRADGWRGLAQRYGLRQNPTGLDHGLAYDAIQKKQTDVIDIYTTDAKIDVLGLRVLEDDLKYFPRYDAVVLYRQDVPRRFPAAWAAMRDLAGTIDEHAMIAMNARAELDGVPFDAIARDRLASAGAVPGGATDTGEHYGFWRKLMGPDLGRLAWQHLLLVSVAVLIAVLVAVPAGVFVHGRRRLRAMVLGMTGLLQTIPSLAMLAILITVTGRIGAVPALVALTLYALLPVMRNTVAGLDEVSSGMRMAATALGMTASQRIMLIELPLARPTIVAGVRTATSISIGTATIAAFIGAGGFGERIVTGLALNDGQLLLAGALPAAAMALASELLFELADWRLRRHTGQNEDYAR; this comes from the coding sequence ATGGCGGATGCCGCCGCGCCGCCGCAAGCGGCATCGTCCGCGCGGGAGCTGCGCATCGGCTCCAAGCGCTTCACCGAGTCGTACATCCTGGCCCAATTGCTGGCGCAGCAGGTCGCGCGGCGGACCGGGCAGGTGCCGGCCGTGTCGCAGGGGCTGGGCAATACGGCAATCGTGTACCAGGCCTTGCAGAGCGGGGGCATCGACCTTTATCCCGAATACGCCGGCACCATTTCGCAGGAAATCCTCAAAAGCGATCAGCCTTTGACGCTGGACGAGATGCGGACCCGGCTTGCCGCCCTGGGCCTGGGCGTGGACATTCCCTTCGGTTTCAACGACGGCTACGCGCTGGCGATGCGAGCCGCCGACGCGGACAAGCTGGGCATACGTACGCTGAGCGATCTGGCGCGCCACCCGGAACTGCGCCTGGGGCTGTCCAGCGAATTCATAGGCCGTGCCGACGGCTGGCGCGGCCTGGCCCAGCGCTACGGCCTGCGCCAGAACCCGACCGGCCTGGACCACGGGCTGGCGTACGACGCCATCCAGAAGAAGCAAACCGACGTCATCGATATCTACACCACCGACGCCAAGATCGACGTGCTGGGATTGCGTGTCCTGGAGGATGACCTCAAGTATTTCCCGCGGTATGACGCGGTGGTGCTGTACCGGCAGGACGTGCCGCGGCGTTTTCCCGCGGCCTGGGCGGCGATGCGCGACCTGGCGGGCACCATCGACGAACATGCCATGATCGCCATGAATGCGCGGGCCGAACTGGACGGCGTGCCGTTCGACGCCATCGCGCGCGACCGCCTGGCGTCCGCCGGTGCCGTGCCGGGCGGCGCCACCGATACCGGGGAGCACTATGGATTCTGGCGCAAGCTGATGGGCCCGGACCTGGGGCGGCTGGCCTGGCAGCACTTGCTGCTGGTGTCGGTGGCCGTGCTCATTGCCGTGCTGGTGGCCGTGCCGGCCGGCGTCTTCGTGCACGGCCGCCGCCGGCTGCGCGCGATGGTACTGGGCATGACGGGCCTGCTGCAGACGATTCCGTCGCTGGCCATGCTGGCCATCCTCATCACGGTGACGGGCCGCATCGGCGCGGTACCGGCGCTGGTCGCCTTGACGCTTTACGCCCTGCTGCCCGTCATGCGCAATACGGTGGCGGGCCTGGACGAGGTTTCCTCGGGCATGCGCATGGCGGCCACCGCGCTGGGCATGACGGCTAGCCAGCGCATCATGCTGATCGAGCTGCCGCTGGCGCGCCCCACCATCGTGGCCGGGGTGCGTACGGCCACCTCGATTTCCATCGGCACCGCGACGATTGCCGCCTTCATCGGCGCGGGCGGCTTTGGCGAGCGCATCGTCACGGGGCTGGCGCTGAACGATGGCCAGTTGCTGCTGGCGGGGGCTTTGCCGGCCGCCGCCATGGCGCTGGCCAGCGAGCTGCTGTTCGAGCTGGCGGACTGGCGGCTGCGCCGGCATACGGGCCAGAACGAGGACTACGCCCGCTAG
- a CDS encoding DUF1810 domain-containing protein: protein MNDPYDLRRFVAAQDPVFDAVCAELAAGRKRSHWMWFIFPQIQGLGRSDMAWRYAISGLDEARAYLHHPVLGPRLKRACELTARAPASSAEDIFGPVDAVKFRSCLTLFDRAAPQETLFRACLDRFFDGQADPLTLSRL from the coding sequence CTGAACGATCCCTACGACCTGCGGCGTTTCGTGGCCGCGCAGGATCCGGTCTTCGACGCGGTCTGCGCGGAACTGGCGGCCGGCCGCAAGCGCAGCCATTGGATGTGGTTCATCTTTCCCCAGATCCAGGGCCTGGGCCGCAGCGACATGGCGTGGCGCTACGCCATCTCGGGCCTGGACGAGGCCCGTGCCTATCTTCACCATCCCGTGCTGGGGCCGCGGCTGAAGCGGGCCTGCGAGCTGACGGCCCGCGCGCCCGCGTCCTCGGCCGAGGATATCTTCGGGCCGGTGGACGCGGTGAAGTTCCGGTCTTGCCTGACGCTCTTCGATCGGGCGGCGCCGCAGGAAACCCTGTTTCGCGCCTGCCTGGACCGCTTCTTCGATGGCCAGGCCGATCCGCTGACCTTGTCGCGCCTGTAG